DNA sequence from the Vanrija pseudolonga chromosome 7, complete sequence genome:
ATCTTCTGTCTGAAGGAGAAGAACCAGAAGAAGGTTGGTCAAGCCGTGGAGCTTCATTGACACCCAGATTAACAGCCACCGCTGGTTCTTCAACGCGTTCGGCGACTGTCTTCGTCCAAAGTACGTACCAATTTCCGATTATCGCTGACCTCAGCGTCTGCGTCCTCCTTGATGTCGGAACTCAGCCCGGACCCAAGTCCATCTACCACTTGTGGAAGGCCTTTGACATCAACTCGTCTGTTGGTGGCGCATGTGGTGAAATCGTCGCACTCAAGGGCACGATGGGCATCAACTTGATCAACCCTCTCGTTGCCGCCCAGAACTTTGAGTACAAGATGTCCAACATTCTCGACAAGCCCCTCGAGTCGGTGTTCGGCTATATTACCGTGCTGTACGTGATGGGTGTGACGTTCAATGCTGATCCACAGGCCCGGTGCCTTCTCTGCATACCGTGTTGGTATCAGCGTCGTGTATACGAGTCCAAGTGCTAACGCCACAGTACATTGCGCTTCAAAACGACGAGCGCGGACAAGGACCTCTCGAGAAGTACTTTTACGGAGAGACGAtgcacggcgccggcgccggtaTCTTCAAGGCCAACATGTATCTGGCTGAAGGTAAGAGAGCCTCCTGCACGGACTCCAGCTGACTGTGCAGACCGTATTCTCTGCTGGGAGCTTGTCAGTAAACGTGGCAGCAAGTGGCTTCTTCACTACGTCAAGTCGTCGTACGCGACAACCGACGTTCCCGACGCTGTCCCCGAACTGGTATCCCAGCGTCGACGGTGGGTAGTCGATATTGGCCAGAAGCTGATGCCTCAGATGGCTTAACGGTTCCTTCTTCGCTGCAATTCACTCGATTGTTCACTTTGGTTACATTTACCGCTCCTCGTATGTTGGCGTCCGCACCTCAGTTCTGACACCCAGACACAACTTTGGCCGCAAGTTCCTGCTCCACGTCGAGTTGATCTACCGTGAGTGCTGTGTCCACAACATCCACTGACCCTTGCAGAGATCATCAGCAACGTCTTCGCATGGTTTGCCCTCGGCAACTTTTACATCGCCTTTGTTGTTCTCACGGTAGGCTTTCTATCAGAGGCCTGGACTAACGCCCAAGGACTCAATGGACCCCTACGGCAAAGTGTTCCACATCCTCAACAAGCCACTCCACTATGCGTATATAGCGCTGCTGATGTTGTGTTTCATCCTTGCTCTTGGTAACAGGCCTCAAGGGTGCGTAGTCCCCCCGAAGGACAACTCTAACCACTCAGTTCCAAATGGGGTTACACACTTGCTATGGTCGGCTTTGCTCTGATAACAGTCTACATGATCTTCTGTGCAGGTTGGTTATCCTCCGCAAGGGTGAAGCTCACGCCAgtcttcctcgccatcaAGGGAGTTGAGGGCGTCAAGGAAAGCGGTGGTCTCAAGAACCCAAGTGCCATCTTTGGGTCAAAGATCTTTGCCAACATTGTCATCTCGTTGGCTGCCACCTACGGCTTGTACATTGTGTCCTCTATCATCTCATTGGACCCCTGGCATCTGAGTGAGTGTTACTCGCGACGCGTCTAACCTTCCCAGTTACCTCCTTTATCCAATACCTTTTGGTGAGTGGTTCCTGCCGAGTTGGACTGACATTCCAGCTCGCTGCTTCCTACGTCAATGTGTTGAACGTTTACGCATTCTGCAACGTCCACGATGTTGTGAGTAGCTTGACTCGAAACCTCACCCGGTCTAACGTTATCAGTCGTGGGGAACCAAGGGCTCGGACAAGGCGTCTGaagatctcggcgtcgtcaagtcggacggcggcggcaacgaggtcgttgtcgaggtTCCGGTTGAGCAAAAGGACATCAATGCTACGTACCAGGAGGAACTGGCCATCCTGGCGTCCAAGCCTCCTCCTGAGTCGAGTGGCAGATCGGCCGATCAGAAGCAGGAAGACTACTACAAGAACTTCCGTACGAACGTGAGTAGGCTCGGCTACATCAGTGCTGACTGTCCCACAGGTCCTTCTGGCTTGGACCATGACCaacgccctcctcgccggcatcATCCTGTACGTGCCAATCGCCCTTCTCCGCTGACCTCTCAGGGGCACAAACACCAATCTTGCCACGACGTATATGGGTATCATGCTCTAGTAAGAAGCCAatgcgccggccgacgctgACCTGCAGCACCGTTGCTGGCCTGGCCTTCTTCCGcttcgtcggcgccgtcttcTACCTGGTTATCCGCCTCTTCATGGGAGAGTGAGCGCATCTGATCAATGTCTAAGGGGTCGGTCCAGCAGCCTGTTTGTGCACATTATTGCCCTGGCCAATATTACAGCTTTACGAAAAAAGGATAAATGAGTGATGAGATTGTTTGGATGCGAGTTGGGATTGCCATCGGACCATGCTACATACATAACAGCCACCTTGGCCTCATTTCCTCAAGGCCCTTGTGACGTACACGCGTGCTTGGAGCTTGATGTCTGTCCAGATATCGCTCCACCACGCCTTGACCCACTTGTTCATTCGGTCGCGATTGCCGACCTGCCAGTCGCGGTAAAACTGAGCGAGGACGGCTTCACGagcggcctcgtcctcgggcgtggGGGGGTCGGACGCGGGCGGGAGGGTCGCGAGACGGGCAGCCATTTGGGCCTGGAAGTCGGTGTTGGTTGTGGCCtggggtgtggtgtgagcaAGCTCAGCCGGGTGCGTGAcgcggctcggctcggcgcggcgcggcgcggcgggcaatGGCCGGCAGGCCTGCCACcccactgcgccgccgccgcacaaCTCCACGCCGACTCACCCAGAACCGGTGGTTGGTAACGtccacgcgctcgcggtgcaTAGTGtacgcgagctcgagctcgtctccgcgcggcgtggtggtcaCGGGGAACTCGACGGCCGAGTATGGCGAGTTTGaggggcgccggcggcgcgtggacGCGTAGAGCACTGGGCGGATATTGGACAGCGGGTCGGGGctgtgtgggggtgggcgtcAGCTTGACAATACGGTACGTATGGAAAGCGGACTtacggcgcgacgaggtcgacgtcccCGCTGTCGACGACTACTTCGCGCCGTCTTCGCCTTGTtggcgctgcggcggaggcggctggcggcgcggacgacgcggacgacaTGGATGCGGTGGCTTGTGCtgtcgccgcgcgggcgagcgggagggccgtcctcctcgttaGGCTGTTCATGCTGTGAGGTTGGAGAGGTGGTGTCGATGATggccaagtcgtcgtcgaaaTCTCATCTCATCTGACTCCCCCGATCCCCGGCgaccgcccgccgcccaccgtgGGAAAGCGGCGCTGCCACCAACCACACCTGCTGCAATACAATGCCTGCCGCTCCATGCAATCTATGCTTCTACAAGTGTGAATCCCAaaaggacgccgacgcgttgGTCGGGGGTGCAATGTTCTCTAGTTGTTGGAGGCGCATGACGAGGCTGAACAGCTCGAGGTTGGGGAAGGCTGcggtgtgagtgagtggggttgtggcgacggcgacacaCTCACGCTTCATGATCGCCGGGCTCGTCGACTCCCAGCCTGGTGTATCTCCGGGTCGCCAAACCGAGACGTCACGGGCGTCGCTTTGCCGCGTCGCCAGcttcgccttggccttgacccGTGTCGCGAACGGCCCGTGGGCGAAGAATATCGCCTGCATTTCTGGCAGCTCGTTGTCTGGGGCGCGGTTAGGGCTGTtacgctcgaggagcactCACCATAGCCGTGGCAGCCTTTGATaggcagctcgtcgccaccatgGCGCTCGTACTCTTCCTGTAGAGTTGTCAGCAAcgtccctccctccccactTCCTACGTACATGATCTGTGATCACCCAGCCGAGGGCGGGGACCAGGTAGATGGgggcgacacgctcgccgctACTAAAGTGCCACCGCTCGGGCATCGTGTCGTGGGTATACGCTGCAAATGTCCCGTTGCTCTCCTTGGCTGCAGCCTCCAGCTTGGCAAGgtgggcgtcgacgtcgctgccGGCTTTGAACCGCAGTCCGTATGCAGGCCAGCCTGAGGGAGTCAGCGCGGCTGGCAACGACCGTCGGCATTCTCCTCACCATCCTTGAACTCGACGTCCTTGTAGTCTTCACCGAGGATGTCGTCGAGAAAGACCAGTCTGTGCTTGCTTGTCGCTGCCATGCCTGTACAGTGGTCAGCCAGCGCAAACGCAAGCCCCTCACCATGATCCGATACAACGATCAGATCGACAATCTGCGAGAGGTTTCGCGCATCGAGTGCCGAAACGAGATCGCCGATAAACTTGTCTGATCGTTCCATGGCACGCTCGACGTCTGCCGACTCTGGCCCTCCCTTGTGGCCCGCCTTGTCCACGTCCGGGATGTAAGCCAGTAGCAGCGACGGTCGTTTCTCGAGCGGCATATCGAGGTAATGCAGCACCTGGTCCAGCTTGTCGCTGGGCGTGGATTTGTCCTGGCACCCGTCAGCACATCGATAGTCAAGCCATCAACCCGGCCGACCCACCTTGTACGGCACAAAGTAGCTCGGCGATACCCCGTTCCCCATTGTCGGAGGCCCAGGCCACATGATGTTGAGCGCCTTGcgtccgccgcgctccgcgacgCTCCACATGGGCTCGCCCCACCACCAGCTGGGGTCCCAGCTGTCCTTGCTCGAGTAGCGGAACTCGCCCTTGAGGTCTGGGGCGTAAAAGTCGTTGGCGATGATGCCGTGCGACTCGGGGTACAGGCCGGTGAGGAGGGCCCAATGGTTGGGGAACGTGAGCGTCGGGAACACGGGCTGCATCGACGCCGCACGCAGCCCGTGCTCTGCCTGTCCTAGCGCAAGCAAGTTTggcacgagctcggcatGCGACGCGAGGTACTGCGGCCTGAAGCCGTCGATCGAGACGACGAGCGTAGTTGGGTGGAAAGGGTGTGTGCCGTTCGACAGCGTCGGCAGAGCCGGTACCGACGGCCGATGCCGTCTTCGCTCAAGGATAactgcgacgacgagcagcgaaGGCACCGCGATAAGaagcacgagcgagcggggaAGCTGGCATCAGCAGGCTATTGTCGTGCCGGACCTACCTTTGTCCCGCAGATTGTCCACCAGTGCTTGGACGCGGGCTTTCGCCTTGGACGCGCCAAGGGCCGGGATGCCGATGGCGACGCAGGATTaaccagcagcggcgcctcctcctctgcctgggcggcggcgccgaccgcgtcAGACATCTCAGCCTCGAGCTCAATGTCGTCCGGGTCGTCGGTCAGCGCCGGATCTGggccgcgcagccgcggcgagtcgcgcgggcgtggcgagTCGCGCGCTCTGTttcgcgccgtcgacatggcggcggggttcAAGTTCACGTGTCtgacgcggcgcgcaaggtTGGACGTGGGGGTGAAGCGAGAGAGTGTcgtccgtcggcgtcgccgaggcaaCTTGTTGGGTGTGCTGGAGTGCTCAGGGTCGTTGCTGGAATGATGCCGACATTGGCGGCGGGCAGGTGAAACAAGAGACAAGCCGGTGACTGACTGACATTGGATGGCATGTACAGCACGACAACAGCGTCGGGcaacgtcggcggcggcagcggcgacggcggtgacaGGCGCGGAGGGGGAGAGAGCGGGCCATGTGCGCATCATCTGACGGTtgctcacgccgcgcgcggcactGGCCTCGGCGGTCTGTCcggccactgccgccgccatgtccgcgccgcggctgtAGATaggtgggcgacgacggcggacCGACCCCTAGGTATGAAGCATCAGTTTCCAGGATTGCAAAAGTCTTGGCCCCTCAAACTGCCCTTCTTGGGTGGTCGTGAGGGGGCAGACACGAGGCGAGGGGGGCTTAAAGGCAAACAGGCAGCCGCTGGCAAACATCAACAAGGGTCAGGAATAACGTTGGTAGTCGTCTCCCACCAGCCAGTCGTCAGTCGTCCCCCTCTTGCATCTCCCACTCTCTCACATTGCACACTACACTACACATCTACTCTTGCTCTCGACCGCACGTTAATTGATATCCCTTGTCGCCCAGTTTCAGCCGCATCCTCAAGCCCATCGCACCGCAGCGCACAAACAAACCCACAcgtacacacacacaccccgGGCCCTACCAAGTCTTGTCGGGTACTTAaatcgtcatcgtcatcgacGCCCCCGCAGACACCCACCGCAAACCAAACAAATCCCACGGCCACAACTTGTTCGACTGACATTGTCAGCACATCACGCCGATACCAGCGACCATGTCGTCCGCTGTCAACCGACTGGCGTTGGCGCCATTGCCCGAAGCAGTACGCTCAAaccgaccaccaccatcgtGCCGCGGCCTTCACGCCCTCAAGCTCGCGACATGGGCTGTCCTCGCTCTCACTCTTGCTGCGGTCCCCGCTGCAGCCTCATCCGGCGATCGTCACTCGAGCTTCCACCTCTGCTCCAATCTCTGCGAAGTCTCCCAGTGCGAGCCTCACAGCCCGCTGATCCCGCTCTACTTGCGGCTATTCGGCTGGTCGTGTATCGACAACTGCAACTACCACTGTGCCCACCGGCTCAccaacgaggccgacgcgggAAGAGAGTACTACCACCAATTCTTTGGCAAGTGGGCATTCTACCGTCTCGGGCCTATCCAGGAGCCCCTCAGCGTGATCGCGTCGCTGGGCAACCTCTGGGTCCACTACCGCGGCCTGCAGCGCGTGCGCAAAACCGTCCGCCCCGACAACAATCTCCGTCCATGGCTCGAGACCTTGGCGTATATCCAGATCAACACGTGGTTGTGGTCCACAGTGTTCCACGCGAGGGGTGAGTCGTGGAGTCAGTgggagcagcgacgaccgGCGGTATGCCCGTTGCCCCGGCGAGCGCCAGTTGGCGCCTTCCACAAGCGCTGATCCGACCCAACAGATACTCCAATCACTGAGCGTCTCGACTACTTCTCGGCCATGATCACCATTGCCGCTACCCTGCTTTATGCCATTGTGCGCATCTTTGGCATTGTCACCCCCAAGACCATCTCCCCATTGGTGTACCCGATCtctggcgccgtcgccgtctttGTCCTCTGGCACTTCATCTACGTCCTCAGCTTCTCCCACTTTCCCTATGGCTaccatgtcggcgtcgccattGTGCTCGGCATGATCCACAACGTGCTGTGGCTCATCTGGACCCTGTCGTTATATGTCGCGCTACCAACCATTTCCATCAACGAGACTCTGATCGCCTGGCCAGAGCCATACCCGCCGCGCAACGCCCTGGCCAGTCGTCGACCCGCCCACGCCAACATTCCGGCCATTCTCGTTGGCCTCACAATGGCGGCAATGGCCTTTGAGGTTCTCGACTTTGCGCCATTCTACCGCGTGCTTGACGCCCATGCCCTCTGGCACTTTGCAACCATTCCATTGGgagagtggtggtggaagtACATGTGCGCAGACGCAAACGAGCTGGACGGAGGCCTCCTTGGGCCATTGTCCTCCCGCGTTCACGGAGACAAGAGCTCAGACTAGAGTTATTAATGCAGTGTTGCATCGTTCCTAATAACGTGGGTATGGATGCGTTAACGATACGTTCGTCTAAGAGCCTTGGTGGGAGAGAAGATGTTGAGAGGATCTTAGGCCGCGTAACGGGATGGGGGGAGTGAGAATGGGGtagagggaggagggagggaagaAAGATGTGCAGACCTCCACGCACACGGCTCGCAGCCATTCTATATGGTGGCCTTgagacgccgcgcgcgaggtaAAGGTTCTGGCTAGCCAGAATCATATCCACCGCGTTCCGCGCTTCTCTGCAAGCCGGGCTGCAGCGGCAGCTACCGCACCGGCGAGAGTAAGCGGCTTACTTCGACTTGGCGGCACCGGCCTTagcggccttggcggcagcACCCTTCTTGTAGGTGTTGCGGTAGAAGGCAATGAAGAGGAAGAGGTAGCTGGTGAGGAGACCACAGCCGAAGACGGCAGCTCCCTCACCGCCAGTGCAGTCGGTGACCCAGGGGAGGTTGATGCCCCACTTGAAGAAGAAGTGGTTGGTGGCTGGAGAGTCAGTGGCACTCCATCGCTGCGCGGCCATACGCACTGCAGTAGTAGACAATGAAGAGGTCAATGACGAACTGGGTGATCTGGAGGGTGGTGAGGTACTTCTTCCACTATGACGTGTCAGCGAGCAGTCCACCTGTCGGAGCTCCTAGGCGCGCTTACCCAGATCTTGGCACCACCGGCGGTAGcgtagtagtagtagtacATGATAACGTGGACCCAGAGGTTGAGGCCGATGACAACCCATTGCTGAGCCGGTTAGCTCCACTCTGCCGACAGATTCCCAAGGCACTCACAACCGacgtctcgccctcgagctgaGTGTAGCAGAGGACAGCGGTAGCCGAGTGGTGGAAGACgtggaggaaggcgaggggCTTCTTCTTGAGGACAAGGAAGACAGTGTCAATGAGCTCAATGTACTTGAAGTAGTAGTTGATGATGTAGTAGGTCGTCAGAGTCTGCAGCAGGTCAGCAGAGCGCCGGCGAATGCCCTTCACGCCCTCTACGCACCTTGGTGAAGGCAGCGGGGTTGCAAATGGACCAGTAGAAACCGTGCTTCCAGTAAAGGGGGACGCTGGGGTCAGCACAGTCGTGTCGAGGCCAAACTCACATCTGCTCAaggatgagggcgaggaggaggagcgagccgGACGAAAGGAAGACGTTGTGGAGCTGGAAGAGGAACTTGAGCTTGAAAGGCTGGCGGTTACTGTCGACGCGTCAGTCACAGTTACACTCATCAATAGCGGCTCGAGCAAGTCGGATGGGCCATGAGAACGGGTCCCAGGTCCCACCGCGTTGGTCTTCTGAACGTCGATCGTGCCGGATGGCATCAACCACGGCTAGCCGGGACTAGCCCAACCCCGAATAGATCGGTAGAGAGGAGGGCGAAATCACGTTTCGTGCCCCAGTCCCGGCTATGCGGGAATCTCAAGCTCTTGCAATGGAGGATGCAGAGCCGCTCCATCGAATGGGCACGCGTCGCCACGTCAAGTtcctcggccgtgtcgcgTCACTTACCGCatgagctcgcggccgccaaagatgacggcgaggtaggtcacgacggcgacgaggacagtCTTGTTGGTCGAGAGGGGGGTCTGGCCCGGGATCCACTCGACAAACTGCTTGGGAGGGTTGGGGAGGCCAGCGTGCTTCCAGACCGTCTTGATGGTGGTGATGACGGGGCCACCGCCGTCCTGGAGCTGGAAGGCGGGGCATTTGAAGAAGGGGCACTTGTCGACTGCAGACATGGCGGCTGAAAGGAAagtgaagaggaggaggaaagAGGGAGGAGGAAAGAGGTctgcgagaggaggaggaagaagagggaAGAAGGGGAGGATTAGAGTAGACGAGGAAAAACAAATCAGACCTTGGGTCTTTGGATTGCAAGCAAAAAGTATAGTCTAGCTGCTGGAGCGTCCACCACACTAAATGGGTTTGTGTGGTGTATGTGTGTGAGGCAGGGAAAGGCTCCAATACCggggggggggagaggggggcagcaaggcggagggggcgtcgtggacctcgtcgacgcggctTGTAGACGCCGCCCTCCAAAGAGGCCACGTCCGGTTGGGCGACGCGTCTGATGCATACGGCTCAAAGGGCGACCAAAGGTCTTGCCTGACGGATCCAAGCAAGCAAGCTAACCGGGCACAAGGGGCcagagggggggagggggggggggcagcggcagtcCCCTCCCTtccagcagccagccagacaGCGCACGGCACTCTTCCTCCTGCCTCCCTCATCCACCTCGGTCCATCCACGTCGAATTTTCAAAGCACGCGCCAACGCGCCCAAACTCGCCCGTTACATAATCACTGCCCCgacgcgctcacgccccgTTTTGAGCGATCGCTGCCTGACGCCCTGTGGGATTGTTACTAAAAGGGGCAATTCGGCTTACCGTGGCGCCAAGGGGCTCTCAACCCACAAGTCCCTTGCTCCCACTGAcaacacggcggcggcggcggcggcacggcggctgttggcggcgggcggcccATCACGTGTGTcacccagcacccagcaGCCCTTCGGTCAGGCGGAGCAAAACAGAGCGCGGCGGTTGCACCTCCGACCGACCTGTCTGCAGGATCATTGTTCAAACGCGTCGCCCGGGCGTAAGCCAGATGACCTCATTCGTCCCTATCCCTCCCAAGTCACCGATATTTTTCTGCTGGGCTCTATTTGTCCGACCTGGCTCCAGAAGCCCAGCGCAGAGAGACTGCAGCGATACGATACAtacgccggcgccaagcgGCCGCGAATGTCGGGCAGAGGGCCGCCGGGGCCCGCCATGGTCACTCACAGGCGCCACCGACGAAGGCCAAGACGGCTCACATGTTCTCCtcggtgtgtgtgtgtcgctTCTGGCAAAGCCTCAGGCCCGGGTTCGGCGGCGAtcgacggcgtgcttggGCAATGGAAAGATTATCGGCATGGGTCCTCCGTGGGTGACCTTGTGGCCCTTATCCATGGCTTGCCCATCGATCCTCCGGCTGTTGTTAAGCGGTCAAGTGGATCAATTGTTGACAGAATTGTGTTGGCCTCGAAAGAAGTGCACTTCATGTGGGTCACGTTTGTTGCTCGAGATCCGTGCACGCTCTACTTGGACCTCTGCGCCTTGTTCACGGCTGTAGTGCCGCTGTCGTTGCCGCATCTGTGAAGGTGAAGGGACGGCCTGCCGCGTTATCAGTTTACTGTTGCCCGCGCCTGGCGTCTCTCCAATCTTGCATGCCCCtacacccccctccccctacaacctcgcgccgcccttgcgcttgcgcagGTCACTCATCTCAATCCTCTCCCCCCGCCCGTCAGTCTCGCCTCGACTCCGCCTGCGAGCGGGCTGGCGAGACCTCCACCAAGTGCGAAGCAGGCAgatccacgccgccgccaatcCAACAGGAGGGACGAGCCAGCACAggcgccaccaccatccACTGGAGCCGCCCTGTCCGTCCTTCCACTTGGCGACAGCGCGGTCGACCtggacctcgaggtcggccagaGTTCCGCTGTTGTCCAGTACCGAAGTGGCATAGGTCAACTTGGTGGCCAGGGGCATCTGCGAGGCCATGCGCGCCTTGGCTTGCTCTTCGGTGAGAGGCGGGTTCGAAGGGCGGTCCAGAATGCGCTGAAGCTGGAGTTTTTCGCTACTGTGGAATGTCAGTGGGTACTCGAGACAAAGAAAAATGGAGGACGTTGAGCGGCAACACCTCGACGTCACCATGCCACAACGCCGGACGTCGTCACTGACGGCTGGGAGATCCCTTATCGGGCGTGCCGATCAAGCATGGACGACCACCGTCCTGTGGATCAGGGCGCCGGTTCGAGGCTGGGCCCCGGCACGCGTCACCTTGCCATTCCACCAGtgaccacgacgcgcgcggtgACGCGTGTAGCAAGAGCTTGCGGAATGAAACGAGGTGTCGCCTTATGTGGCAAGGCCGAGACCTTACTACCATGACTCTGGAGTCGCGAGCAGGAAGCAGATAAGCAGGTATGGAAGAGCAGGGTAGCTTCACAACCCGGCTGCTGTAGCTCGGcagccctcctcggcggcttATCCTCGATGCTTGACGCATCCTCGGGTTGCCCGGTGATTAACTCGCGGCCTAGGAAGCCCAAGAATAGACAAGGAATGGAGACTCACACATAGACGACGACAATCTCGCCCACCCACTTCCAGAGGCCGGCCTCGATGAGGAGagggacgtcgaggacgacggcccACTCGCCCCTGATCCAGTACTTGAGAATCTGCTGAACCATGGCCTTGCGGACACGGGGGTGAACGACGCCGTTGATCCACTTGCGCTCTTCTGGGTCCTTGAACACAATGTCGCCGATTGCT
Encoded proteins:
- the CHS4_1 gene encoding Chitin synthase 4, whose amino-acid sequence is MQPGDIYQPPPGSQPRRDNPYAAQPPQPPGQPGFPPPQPPLPHSSSHQRIASNPFNHPADNQQWAPPAPPRPPTTDPQYRPSTAQSYHSSNVHNPPNIPLQRMDSPYNLGDPRLTSPPPMGGSHTDLSYPPRQQPGGYGPAEDDYGDAQPLLGHAYPDPRLGGHATPSPRPYQLTDNGATPGHGDMGIRFDPATRFNAPPSESRPYNDEPGSNLHYGPVPNRVLRRNRTQKKVQLFRGHLVLDVEVPSLLLDQSLIKEGNEFTKMRYTAVTCDPNDFVEDKYTLRQRLYDPPRQTELFIVVTMYNEDDVLFCRTMRGIMQNVAHLCSRSRSKTWGQDGWKKVVVCIVSDGRAKINPRTRSVLAALGVYQDGVGKNMVNGKPVTAHLYEYTTQLSISSSGKIGPGGNNTVPIQLIFCLKEKNQKKINSHRWFFNAFGDCLRPNVCVLLDVGTQPGPKSIYHLWKAFDINSSVGGACGEIVALKGTMGINLINPLVAAQNFEYKMSNILDKPLESVFGYITVLPGAFSAYRYIALQNDERGQGPLEKYFYGETMHGAGAGIFKANMYLAEDRILCWELVSKRGSKWLLHYVKSSYATTDVPDAVPELVSQRRRWLNGSFFAAIHSIVHFGYIYRSSYVGVRTSVLTPRHNFGRKFLLHVELIYQIISNVFAWFALGNFYIAFVVLTDSMDPYGKVFHILNKPLHYAYIALLMLCFILALGNRPQGSKWGYTLAMVGFALITVYMIFCAVFLAIKGVEGVKESGGLKNPSAIFGSKIFANIVISLAATYGLYIVSSIISLDPWHLITSFIQYLLLAASYVNVLNVYAFCNVHDVSWGTKGSDKASEDLGVVKSDGGGNEVVVEVPVEQKDINATYQEELAILASKPPPESSGRSADQKQEDYYKNFRTNVLLAWTMTNALLAGIILGTNTNLATTYMGIMLYTVAGLAFFRFVGAVFYLVIRLFMGE
- the CHS4_1 gene encoding Chitin synthase 4, whose amino-acid sequence is MQPGDIYQPPPGSQPRRDNPYAAQPPQPPGQPGFPPPQPPLPHSSSHQRIASNPFNHPADNQQWAPPAPPRPPTTDPQYRPSTAQSYHSSNVHNPPNIPLQRMDSPYNLGDPRLTSPPPMGGSHTDLSYPPRQQPGGYGPAEDDYGDAQPLLGHAYPDPRLGGHATPSPRPYQLTDNGATPGHGDMGIRFDPATRFNAPPSESRPYNDEPGSNLHYGPVPNRVLRRNRTQKKVQLFRGHLVLDVEVPSLLLDQSLIKEGNEFTKMRYTAVTCDPNDFVEDKYTLRQRLYDPPRQTELFIVVTMYNEDDVLFCRTMRGIMQNVAHLCSRSRSKTWGQDGWKKVVVCIVSDGRAKINPRTRSVLAALGVYQDGVGKNMVNGKPVTAHLYEYTTQLSISSSGKIGPGGNNTVPIQLIFCLKEKNQKKINSHRWFFNAFGDCLRPNVCVLLDVGTQPGPKSIYHLWKAFDINSSVGGACGEIVALKGTMGINLINPLVAAQNFEYKMSNILDKPLESVFGYITVLPGAFSAYRYIALQNDERGQGPLEKYFYGETMHGAGAGIFKANMYLAEDRILCWELVSKRGSKWLLHYVKSSYATTDVPDAVPELVSQRRRWLNGSFFAAIHSIVHFGYIYRSSHNFGRKFLLHVELIYQIISNVFAWFALGNFYIAFVVLTDSMDPYGKVFHILNKPLHYAYIALLMLCFILALGNRPQGSKWGYTLAMVGFALITVYMIFCAVFLAIKGVEGVKESGGLKNPSAIFGSKIFANIVISLAATYGLYIVSSIISLDPWHLITSFIQYLLLAASYVNVLNVYAFCNVHDVSWGTKGSDKASEDLGVVKSDGGGNEVVVEVPVEQKDINATYQEELAILASKPPPESSGRSADQKQEDYYKNFRTNVLLAWTMTNALLAGIILGTNTNLATTYMGIMLYTVAGLAFFRFVGAVFYLVIRLFMGE
- the SPBC725.05c gene encoding putative pyrophosphatase/phosphodiesterasec, whose protein sequence is MSTARNRARDSPRPRDSPRLRGPDPALTDDPDDIELEAEMSDAVGAAAQAEEEAPLLVNPASPSASRPLARPRRKPASKHWWTICGTKLPRSLVLLIAVPSLLVVAVILERRRHRPSVPALPTLSNGTHPFHPTTLVVSIDGFRPQYLASHAELVPNLLALGQAEHGLRAASMQPVFPTLTFPNHWALLTGLYPESHGIIANDFYAPDLKGEFRYSSKDSWDPSWWWGEPMWSVAERGGRKALNIMWPGPPTMGNGVSPSYFVPYKDKSTPSDKLDQVLHYLDMPLEKRPSLLLAYIPDVDKAGHKGGPESADVERAMERSDKFIGDLVSALDARNLSQIVDLIVVSDHGMAATSKHRLVFLDDILGEDYKDVEFKDGWPAYGLRFKAGSDVDAHLAKLEAAAKESNGTFAAYTHDTMPERWHFSSGERVAPIYLVPALGWVITDHEEYERHGGDELPIKGCHGYDNELPEMQAIFFAHGPFATRVKAKAKLATRQSDARDVSVWRPGDTPGWESTSPAIMKPFPNLELFSLVMRLQQLENIAPPTNASASFWDSHFPDPLSNIRPVLYASTRRRRPSNSPYSAVEFPVTTTPRGDELELAYTMHRERVDVTNHRFWATTNTDFQAQMAARLATLPPASDPPTPEDEAAREAVLAQFYRDWQVGNRDRMNKWVKAWWSDIWTDIKLQARVYVTRALRK
- the PGAP3 gene encoding Post-GPI attachment to proteins factor 3, giving the protein MSSAVNRLALAPLPEAVRSNRPPPSCRGLHALKLATWAVLALTLAAVPAAASSGDRHSSFHLCSNLCEVSQCEPHSPLIPLYLRLFGWSCIDNCNYHCAHRLTNEADAGREYYHQFFGKWAFYRLGPIQEPLSVIASLGNLWVHYRGLQRVRKTVRPDNNLRPWLETLAYIQINTWLWSTVFHARDTPITERLDYFSAMITIAATLLYAIVRIFGIVTPKTISPLVYPISGAVAVFVLWHFIYVLSFSHFPYGYHVGVAIVLGMIHNVLWLIWTLSLYVALPTISINETLIAWPEPYPPRNALASRRPAHANIPAILVGLTMAAMAFEVLDFAPFYRVLDAHALWHFATIPLGEWWWKYMCADANELDGGLLGPLSSRVHGDKSSD
- the SPAC1B2.03c gene encoding Putative elongation of fatty acids protein 1; protein product: MSAVDKCPFFKCPAFQLQDGGGPVITTIKTVWKHAGLPNPPKQFVEWIPGQTPLSTNKTVLVAVVTYLAVIFGGRELMRNRQPFKLKFLFQLHNVFLSSGSLLLLALILEQIVPLYWKHGFYWSICNPAAFTKTLTTYYIINYYFKYIELIDTVFLVLKKKPLAFLHVFHHSATAVLCYTQLEGETSVQWVVIGLNLWVHVIMYYYYYATAGGAKIWWKKYLTTLQITQFVIDLFIVYYCTTNHFFFKWGINLPWVTDCTGGEGAAVFGCGLLTSYLFLFIAFYRNTYKKGAAAKAAKAGAAKSK
- the CAB5 gene encoding Dephospho-CoA kinase CAB5, whose protein sequence is MLVIGLTGGIGTGKSTVSRLLSTKHNLPIIDADVLARDVIAPGTSGYDLVVKHFGADRVVMSDGVSLDRAAIGDIVFKDPEERKWINGVVHPRVRKAMVQQILKYWIRGEWAVVLDVPLLIEAGLWKWVGEIVVVYVSEKLQLQRILDRPSNPPLTEEQAKARMASQMPLATKLTYATSVLDNSGTLADLEVQVDRAVAKWKDGQGGSSGWWWRLCWLVPPVGLAAAWICLLRTWWRSRQPARRRSRGETDGRGERIEMSDLRKRKGGARL